Genomic DNA from Brassica rapa cultivar Chiifu-401-42 chromosome A04, CAAS_Brap_v3.01, whole genome shotgun sequence:
atcaaaacataaaatttacaaatatttaaatgtctaatgtgaataataaattaaacttcaaatactaaataaaccaaaagtaaaagatcattgtaataaattgtcaataacataaataaactaacaccaaatcacatcaactaattttgatTCTCTCTACCATTGTTCACTTCATTTCCTTCAAATGACatagtgaaatcttcatcaaaatctaaaaaaacacaaatatcaaactgaaaagAGAAAACTTAACTTTTTATTTGTCAGCACCTAATTTCTTAAttagaaatttagaatataaaacataaataaaaactttaaaaaaagtaaaagttatttattggttcaaccggtatcAGGTTTCGGGTTCTACTGGGTTTTTGGgggtttttaaatattgagtttttcacaAAACCAAAACTGGATTTTTTTCGGGGCCATCAGGTTTACTGGTTCAACCGTGGATCCAGGTCAGGTTTCAAAACACTGTCCGCAACTATATTTTGGTTAAGATATACTATCATAACTACGTGTTCTTTCCTCACATGCCGAAATATTTAAAAgacaaatatttaataatttatgtcttattaattcaaaaatcgGCATGATAGGTTATTATGTTGTCAAAAAGTTTGAATCAAACATTAAATTGcttatatatgacaaaaaatttcataaaatttatatactaattattgtattgaaattttaaatacacTCACAGATtagaaatattatagaaaatatctttatacaaatgtttttacttagttattatttaattatatattattttatattttactttaaaattttataataaaaaaatattttcagataaaaacacaatatatatatatatatatatatatatatatatatatatataagaattcttcttttataatttttattttgaagactttgttatatttatttacaagtcattatctactataacatatacatataatattattaatgtaaaatcgtttttaattatataatatattatatatataatgaacaATTAAGTAATTATAACTATTTGAAATTACATTTGTCAAAAATAAGCACAATCAATCAAAGCCCAAGATTAAAATCTATCTCGGTAGAATTTACAAACGTATACATTgtacacatatatacatatagtaGATACCTCTTATTTGAAAacacataatattataattcacAAATCTTTACTTCTTTTAAATTggaatttaatataataaaaattgtgCTTTTAGAATACGACTAAATCAGTTATTTATCAAATACAAGacaaattgtacaaaaaaaattaagttttggcATATAAATTGAGAACGAAAACCGAactgaaataacataaaaaaaaaaaacaaaactaaatcaGTGTTAACAAATACATTAATAGTTCATATATCGATGAAACAGAAAATTCTAAACCAAATTGAATCTAAACCGAAAACTGAATGGATACCTGAATATCTTAAATACAGTTTATACaccttaaaatattaattagctTTAGTtcaaaaattatcaaatattcTAATACTAATACTTATAACTGAACAACCCAAAAATGGATTACTCTATTACTTTTTATTCgagatatttaaaattttcgtaATTTCCCGGGAATAAAATATtcgaaatatttaaatttatccgAGTTATTCGATATTGTataaaacaaaatccaaaatgtgattttacccgaattattcaaaattatccaaaaataggaaccgaaaaccgaaatgAACTCAAATTTTATCAATTTCCTAACATTAttattcaaatcaaaccaaaaaccaaaataatcaaACCGAATTTACatcctaaaatatatactaaatataaataatgatgttaaaacaaaaacaatctttCGAAATATTTCATCctaatttttcaaatattatataaaaaaaaatatgtataatataacaaaaagtaaaattatttagttatatattgatattttatattatatttaacattaaaaatttatagacaaataatattatatttaatattatatttaacattttCAGTGTATTTaacacatataatttttttttaagttgtctTATTTAAAGCAATGAGTATTTAAATTAGCTTTActttaaaattgtaaaaaaaagattagaatcataaaaaaatataacaaaatataaaataagatataaattacatataaataaaatataaatatgaaataaataatatatataacaaagaaATATGTGATGGggagattaataatatatttacttaataacCTAAATATGTAAGAAAAGATACTTTGGATAATAACTACAGAGTAACAAATTCTTTAttaattttgcatttgtttACCATCCCCATACATATTCTACATagtacaaaaataaattgtaagttTTACTCATTTCTAATTcaatttctattaaaaaaaaatcaatttctatttatattcttataacaTAGAAGTAATATATtgtaatatagatattaaataCAACATTATTTGAAAAACCTGTACGTAGCCCGGACAAAGTATCTAGTAttgatagtaaaaaaaaaaacacaacaagaagaatcaaaaatatatacatataacaaaaTGGTGTGAAGCGATGTTGGGAGCCCAATCTGGGCCCATTAAGCTTTGGTGTcaacctctataccgaaatactcgaaaatccaaaatatccgacctgaacgggtacccgaacgtccacccctactaattagaaacattataatattttttaagtaaatgtaattaatatgatatcaacatgcgcaagtttactgtttgaattataaggaaagtttttaatatttgtcttagttctaaatcttgcccaatgctaaactaaatcgataattattatcccctagctatatatgggcttaacgaaattgataatagttttgggcttatctacataagcgattgattaaaataaataaaaaagaaaaattcaaaaaaaccagctaatagaattataacgtttttctgagaagctctatatgaatgccacctcagcagaaatcactaaagtgacttctcttttaatgtataggaggatAAAAATGGACATAACTTTTTATCAATTAGTAATGTcgatgttttaatagtattgataaaaaaaaatatacatataaaaaaaaaggtctGAGGCGATGTTGGGAGCCCAATCTGGGCCCATTAAGCTTTTGTGTCAACCTCTTTCTTCCCCATCGCAATTAACTGCGCCAGTGCATCGCTCGCTCTTCTTCACCAATTAGTTTCTAGGGTTCTGGGATTTGTCTTCAAAATCTGGGATTGGTTTAATCCTCCTCCATGGATTCGATACCATCGGACGCCGCTAGAGATGGGTCAATCTGCGACGAAGCCATCGTTCTATCTGTAACTTGTGCACTCGCTAAAGACGCTCTCTCCTATTTCCAATCTGGCAAATTCCACGAGTGTATCGACATTCTGATTCAGCTCAACCACAAGAAACGGAACGATCCCAAGGTctgcttttgttttcttttctttatttttgaaaaaaggggACAAAGATACAAGATGTGATTTGTTAGATCACATAGTTTAGTTTGGTAAAGTTGAACTTTTTTAGTTTAAACCAACAGTAAGAAAGACACTCACTTGAGCTCTTGGTTTGCCTTTGATATTAATCCTCACTCGTGTTTTTAGATCGAGACACTTGAGTTTGAAATTGGATATTACTTTTATCTGATGATGTATTCTTCTTAGATAGCTGACTGACTCAATTGCAAAGTAGAAATGGTCTTTGTAGCTTTGTTTTCACCACACTTCCTTTTGTTCGTTGTGTAGATTTGAGAAAATGAATTATGTGATGCTTGTTCTTCTCTTTGTTTCAGAAAACCATGTCTTTTGAACTGTTTCAAAATTGATTGAGCAGGTTCTTCACAATATGGCAATTGCAGAGTACTTCAAAAATGCTTGCTCGAATTCCAAGAAACTACTCGAAGATCTTAACACTGTCAAGGTAACTTCTTTTTGGGTTCTCTCTACTTCTTCTCTCCCAATTTTATGTGCATCTctacattcttttttttaaaaagggcTGTTTTTCTTTGTCATCTCTGGGCCATGCTGGAGAGGAAAAAGTTATTTACTCTTCTTACTTGTTGTCTTTATGTTAATGTCTGTAAGatggtttcttcttctcttcctttttgtTCCAGAAACAGAGTGAAGAACTTGCAAAAGAACCACTGGAAGCTGTAAACCCTGGATCTAACGTCTCTGTGTCAAAGGATCTGTTTGATAGTACTGTCACAACTCTCAACATTGTATGTTCTCAGCAATATTGCCACCATGTTTCTTTCTTAGTCTCAGCTATCTCTATGCCTTTCACATTTGTCAAGGTTAAGTATTGATGTGCACTTGTCTTCTGCAGGCAGTTACCTGGTTTCATCTGCATCAGTATGCTAAATGTTTATCCATTCTAGATCCTCTGTTTCTAAATATTGAGCCGCTAGACGAGGTATTGTTTCCATCTCTTCTGTTAATTCCTTCCTACGGGCACCCAACTGAAAATTGCTGCTTTTTTGCAGACTATTGCACTTCAAATCTGCTTCTTGATGCTGGATAGTGCGCTGGCTTGTCATGATGCTGTgaaatttttggtaatttttgtttgttcttcaAATCCCCTTCTTCACCCAATATCCATGGTTCTTTCTTCTGCTTGCCATTGTTACTTTAAACATGTTCCAGGGCAGAACTTGTTGTTTCCCTATGttcttctttcttatttttcaagccgaagttttttctttgttgagAACAGTTTCTCTATTGGCTTCCGTAACTTTCAGTGGAATGTCGATGGTTTTCTCCTAGTAAAAATTGCTTTTCCTGCGTATTACCTGCCacatagaaaaaataatatgcTATATCTACAACCTGCCTAATATGAAATGCCATGAGAAATGGGAAATCAGTTGGTATCTGAATCTGTATACTAGAATACAAGTTAAATGGTTACAGCAAAATTGTACATAGCTAAGTCTGTTGGGAAGGTTGTACATTTAGTTCGATGCTAGGAACTCGATTTTCACTTGAATGATCTACAGTGGTATCCttgaaagagtttttttttttgcaatgcATTGATCAGTTTGTATTATTATTGCATGGATTCTCTCTGTATATGTTTCGTTTTCTATCTGTATCTGACAAGTAGTTATTTTTACAGGAGGTGTTTGGCCATCTGGACAAATCTTTTGGTGTTGGTTTTGGAACTCATGAGGAAATTGGAAGCACAATGCAACTTTCTTCAAATCAGGTGTCAAAAACATCTTCTCTCCTGAGCAGCTCGGCGGCCTCAGATGCTTTGAAGTCTGATTTAGCAGCTGCTGAAAGTGGTTTGTGTGAGGAAGGTCTAGAGTATGACAATGTTCTAGCGGAAATTGAGGCCGAGAAACGAATGAAGCCAGTTGGCCATATTCCAGCAAACAATCTTCTCAAGACAATAGGAGAAAGGTCCATCTTGACTGTTGATGTGAAGCTTGAGTTGCAGCTTTACAAAGTCCGGTTCTTACTTCTTACGAGAAACGTAAAACTGGCTAAGCGTGAAGTTAAACATGCGATGAACATTGCTCAAAAAAGGGACTCCTCTATGGCTCTCCTCTTGAAATCTCAGCTTGAGTATGCTCATGGGAATCATCGAAAGGCTATAAAGCTCTTGTTGGTCTCCGGTATTCAAAAAGAATTGAGGACTTCAGGAATCTTCAACAACAACCTTGGTTGCATATACTATCAGCTTGGAAAGTATCAAGCCGCCTCTGTGTTATTTTTGAATGCTCTAAGGAATTGTTCATCACTAAGAAAGGATAATCCCGTGAAGTTGTTTTCTCTCTCACAGGATAAGTCTCTGTTGATCACTTACAACTGCGGTGTGCTTTATTTAGCTTGTGGAAAGCCTCTACTTGCTGCTCAATGCTTCCAGAAGGCAAGCCTAGTTTTCTGCAGACAGCCTCTCCTCTGGCTCCGTATAGCTGAATGCTGTATACTGGCTTTACAAAAGGGTCTTTTGGAAGGGGGAAACACTTCTTCGGATAGATCGGAAATCAGAGTCCATGTGATTGGGaaagggaaatggagacaacttATGATGGAAGAGAATGGATTCGTGGAACTTGGTGGCAGTGCCCAATGGCCAAAGCTTTCACTGCCACTAGCACGGGTGTGTCTCTCTAATAGCATGTATTTGCTCAATGTGTCTCTCATGAATGAATCTAAATCAGATCTTGAGTCACCACTATCCGTGATGATAAATGACACCAAGGAGGCATCATGGTCTGACCATGGCGATGCTAATACCAACTCAGAATTGAAGGAGGCAAAAGGAGGAATGAACCAGGACATAATTCAAAACTCCCTCTCCGCTTACAAGGATATCCGTAGAAGAGAGAATCATTTGCTCAAACAAGCTCTTCTTGCCAATATGGCTTACGTTGAATTGGAGTTGGAGAATCCTATCAAAGCCTTGTCAGCTGCTAATTCACTCCTGCAACTTCCAGATTCTTCAAAGATATATGTTTTCTTAGGCCATATTTACGCAGCGGAGGCTCTCTGCTTGCTCAACAGACCCGGTGAAGCTGGTGCGCATTTATCTGCCTATCTACTCGGACAGGAAGATTTTAAACTGCCATTTGCGCAAGAAGACTTTGACCCGTGGCGGATGAACATGAGTTCCGACTGTGAGGAGACATCGGATTGTTCCACAGGAAATGCCCGGGATTCACTCAAGCCAGAAGAAGCTCGTGGAGCACTTTTTGCAAACCTTGCCGCCCTCTTTGCAACACAAGGGCATTATGACCAGGCCAAACCTTTCATTCAACACGCTTTAACTGTCCTACCGAACAATGTACAAGCTACGATTACAGCGGTCTACATCGATCTCATGGTGGGTAGGTCACAAGATGCCGTTGCTCGGTTAAAACAGTGTACCCGTGTGAGCTTTGTCCCTGGCAGATTGGAAGTGAGAGCCTCGTAAATGGTGTGTACTCTGTTCTTTAAAACCAAGCTTTAGAAATTAGTTCCTTCTATAAATATCGGAGAAATGCTCTCCTTTTTTTTACTTGTATTGGTGCTGTGAGATGATGTTTGCATTCTTCACTTAGATTTGGGTCGTCGAGGGTTTATTGGTTACTTGTTTATGGACAACAGACTGGGAGAACTGAAcacaggtttttttttttgtaatttgtttCAGAGCAGACTCttttcaaatcatttttttccccTTCTGGTTTTCTTTCGTTACACATACttgaacactttttttttgggaGTTCCCTTCTTCCACAACTTTGCAAGGTTTTTTTGTTGAACTTTATGGATCTCAAATAAGTGGGAAGTATAAGGGTTTTGTTGATGACAACTGCTGTAAGATGCCAGTGTTAAGTATTTTATCTAGCGTTCGCTTTAGTCGATGATTAAAATGATAATGTCAATGGTTCGTGGATAAGTAATTTGAATTTGATAAGTTGTCGTGGAAAGCAGAGCGGACCGTCGGATAAGTAATctttatgtttaattttttatttgattttcaaaaatgaAATCAGGATAGTAATGACAAACTTTGTGATAATAATGTGTTAATGTTGTAGATAACGACTAATATTCTTCTCCTCCCTCTTTGAGCGAGAAAACTCTCTTGGCTTCTTCTTCCGTTTTACCTTAATTCTATCTTTTAAAGGGAAAGAAATCATGGGGAAGAGATGAGatgttttgttttctaattGATAGATATGCCCTACATGACAACGGAAGCGGGTACatggaagcggaagcgtatgGAAACGCATAAgcgaattttttaaaaaaattagaaagtaGATACATATTGGaagcatatatataaaattgatatatatatataagaagaatttataaaatttaaaactaaaaactgtattaatttataatctacaatagggtgttcaatccggatattggttcggtttcggttcgatTTTTTCAGTTTTTCGGTGTTTCGGTTTATAAAAAATAGCTACCATATTAAAACCATATTTAAtatggtttggttcggtttatataccgtcggtttttggtttattcggttttataccaaaaaccgtaaatatatttatcttttaaaatattttttgaattttacctTATAAGATTAGATATCgactttaaatttaattataacatggcgatattttgggttttaaataatttattttttattttactatttaaataatcagtaaacatatttaattaataaaagtaaTAGTTTTATGGAATAAAAGTAAGAAATATCAGTAATCCATAAtactattaaacaaaaaagtaaaagaatatgttttttttaatttgatttaaaaaaattaaacttaatataaaatattaaataactaaaataaacatttaagtaGGAAGATCAtaccaataaaataaattaggtatatattaataattatatggGGTTTTTGcagaattgacctacaacttaaagtcaaacacaaaactaaccactcttttttttgaaaattagttttgccctattcaccccacaagttcatataattcacgaaaatgccatcaatttttttattttttttgaaaatgacatttttactctctcaccctcatcatcttcaagtaattacaagattaccattgtcatcaataccacaaccaccatgaacaaccaatttgaagctcttaatgctcccaaaatcgagttacccttcttcttttttcattctTGTGAattaaacacaacatatctctcactttctctccacaatgagctaaaaaaccccaagattttgattctataatttttatggttcatagagtcatagaagctaacgattctgagtgggtcactttcgtttgtgattctgtgtgcttggagaagcttTATGTGTGcgaaggaacttatctcaccaatttaaggtatgacatcgagtttttttccagatctgttcgtcagacgacttacttgggaagtcgtctggctatAGACGatttacctggaagtcgtctggtcaacgcagaggttatttttgcaattgactttgaaatctgttacctgagacgactgaaagttaagtcgtctctttttgtttagtttcaaaaaaaatctcaaaagtACCTAGActacttacatttcagtcgtcataggttaattttgcatttgactggataatttcagaagtttgactttcccagacgacttacatttcagtcgtctggtgaaaattgaattatcaatattttattaacattagACGACTTACgtttaagtagtcataggttagttttgctattgaaaaaaaaacttcaatatttaattatacgcAGACGACTTATAATGCAGTCGTCCGCtcgacgacttacttgtaagtcgtccaagattttattccgagattctggtcaaacctcgtaaatcctggacgacttacatgtaagtcgtctcgtggacgactgaattataagtcgtatgtatataattaaatcttgaagttttttttttcaattgcaaaactaacctatgacgacttaattgtaagtcgtctactttaaaaaaaatattattttaattttcactagacgactaaaatgtaagtcgtccacgaaagtcaaacttctgaaataatccagtcaaatgcaaaactaacctgtgacgactgaaatgtaagtcgtctagcttttttggagttttttttaaccaaacaatagtagacgacttatttttcagtcgtccgaaataacagatttcaaagtcaattgcaaaaataacctctgcgttgaccagacgacgtatagtttagtcgtctgcacaacttagattgaagtcgtccgcttcgatctttaataaactttcgttttctttgttctaagtttgctaatgtgttttattttgactttttcagATGATGCGTCAGTTACATGCAGTGTATGGAGAATGGTTGTTGAAAGATGGATGTTAGAATTTTGTG
This window encodes:
- the LOC103849216 gene encoding CCR4-NOT transcription complex subunit 10 isoform X1 is translated as MDSIPSDAARDGSICDEAIVLSVTCALAKDALSYFQSGKFHECIDILIQLNHKKRNDPKVLHNMAIAEYFKNACSNSKKLLEDLNTVKKQSEELAKEPLEAVNPGSNVSVSKDLFDSTVTTLNIAVTWFHLHQYAKCLSILDPLFLNIEPLDETIALQICFLMLDSALACHDAVKFLEVFGHLDKSFGVGFGTHEEIGSTMQLSSNQVSKTSSLLSSSAASDALKSDLAAAESGLCEEGLEYDNVLAEIEAEKRMKPVGHIPANNLLKTIGERSILTVDVKLELQLYKVRFLLLTRNVKLAKREVKHAMNIAQKRDSSMALLLKSQLEYAHGNHRKAIKLLLVSGIQKELRTSGIFNNNLGCIYYQLGKYQAASVLFLNALRNCSSLRKDNPVKLFSLSQDKSLLITYNCGVLYLACGKPLLAAQCFQKASLVFCRQPLLWLRIAECCILALQKGLLEGGNTSSDRSEIRVHVIGKGKWRQLMMEENGFVELGGSAQWPKLSLPLARVCLSNSMYLLNVSLMNESKSDLESPLSVMINDTKEASWSDHGDANTNSELKEAKGGMNQDIIQNSLSAYKDIRRRENHLLKQALLANMAYVELELENPIKALSAANSLLQLPDSSKIYVFLGHIYAAEALCLLNRPGEAGAHLSAYLLGQEDFKLPFAQEDFDPWRMNMSSDCEETSDCSTGNARDSLKPEEARGALFANLAALFATQGHYDQAKPFIQHALTVLPNNVQATITAVYIDLMVGRSQDAVARLKQCTRVSFVPGRLEVRAS
- the LOC103849216 gene encoding CCR4-NOT transcription complex subunit 10 isoform X2 yields the protein MDSIPSDAARDGSICDEAIVLSVTCALAKDALSYFQSGKFHECIDILIQLNHKKRNDPKVLHNMAIAEYFKNACSNSKKLLEDLNTVKSEELAKEPLEAVNPGSNVSVSKDLFDSTVTTLNIAVTWFHLHQYAKCLSILDPLFLNIEPLDETIALQICFLMLDSALACHDAVKFLEVFGHLDKSFGVGFGTHEEIGSTMQLSSNQVSKTSSLLSSSAASDALKSDLAAAESGLCEEGLEYDNVLAEIEAEKRMKPVGHIPANNLLKTIGERSILTVDVKLELQLYKVRFLLLTRNVKLAKREVKHAMNIAQKRDSSMALLLKSQLEYAHGNHRKAIKLLLVSGIQKELRTSGIFNNNLGCIYYQLGKYQAASVLFLNALRNCSSLRKDNPVKLFSLSQDKSLLITYNCGVLYLACGKPLLAAQCFQKASLVFCRQPLLWLRIAECCILALQKGLLEGGNTSSDRSEIRVHVIGKGKWRQLMMEENGFVELGGSAQWPKLSLPLARVCLSNSMYLLNVSLMNESKSDLESPLSVMINDTKEASWSDHGDANTNSELKEAKGGMNQDIIQNSLSAYKDIRRRENHLLKQALLANMAYVELELENPIKALSAANSLLQLPDSSKIYVFLGHIYAAEALCLLNRPGEAGAHLSAYLLGQEDFKLPFAQEDFDPWRMNMSSDCEETSDCSTGNARDSLKPEEARGALFANLAALFATQGHYDQAKPFIQHALTVLPNNVQATITAVYIDLMVGRSQDAVARLKQCTRVSFVPGRLEVRAS